The following are from one region of the Heliangelus exortis chromosome 2, bHelExo1.hap1, whole genome shotgun sequence genome:
- the LOC139792904 gene encoding collagen alpha-4(VI) chain-like codes for METQGNAGIPGSVGDPGDQGPSGPMPCELVNFTRKNCPCSSGKSTCPVYPTEVVFAFDMSEDVTPAAFERMRNIVVSLLKTIKISESNCPTGARVSVVSFNANTRYLIRFSEFKKTNLLLQAVQNIPLERSTGKRNIGAAMRFVARNVFKRVRQGILVRKVALFFAGGPSQDAVAINTAVLELSALDITPVVIAFSEAPNVRRAFSIDDTRRFQLFVWERQQEESLDNVTHCTLCFDKCKPSTTCEVPFSQPLLMDMDITYIMDSSHSISSEEFQRAKGFLSTMLDQFVVSSQPNTSYGDIRVALVQQAPRGFLPDRNQTPVALEFDLVTYSNKDLMKKHIQESVHQLEGPSAIASALEWTVENIFFKAPRQRKHRVIFTIVGSKTSTWDREKLREISLGAKCQGFTLFTLAFGRDVSGSQLMELSSSPTDQHLLSLGRVSTAEMVYAHRFIRAFLNLLQQDINSYPSPELQEECENLDQGDTQEQVSVTERVPFPETDETGYGHGLEDTEVSEVRVLESIKETTTERVYTMPEIKYEENEYFTDEDAEGQKPQEHGEAQEENEEHLDATVGTRAAYRDYDACDLVQDSGECQNYVLKWYYDKEKKMCGQFWYGGCGGNKNRFETQEECGFLCTESS; via the exons CCTTGTGAACTTGTGAATTTTACTCGAAAAAACTGCC CTTGCTCATCAGGTAAGTC CACGTGTCCCGTTTATCCAACTGAAGTGGTGTTTGCCTTCGATATGTCTGAAGATGTTACACCAGCTGCATTTGAAAGGATGAGGAATATTGTTGTGTCACTACTGAAGACCATTAAGATCAGTGAAAGCAATTGCCCAACAGGTGCTCGTGTCTCCGTTGTTTCCTTTAACGCCAATACGCGCTATCTCATCCGTTTCTCAGAattcaaaaaaaccaacttgcTGCTACAAGCAGTCCAGAATATACCACTAGAGAGATCCACTGGAAAACGTAATATTGGGGCAGCCATGAGATTTGTTGCAAGAAATGTCTTCAAGCGTGTTCGTCAGGGCATCCTCGTGAGAAAAGTTGCCCTGTTTTTTGCTGGTGGTCCGTCACAGGATGCTGTTGCCATCAACACAGCTGTACTTGAGTTGAGTGCCTTGGATATTACTCCAGTGGTTATTGCCTTCAGTGAAGCTCCAAATGTCAGACGTGCCTTCTCT ATTGATGATACTAGAAGATTTCAATTATTTGTTTGGGAAAGACAACAGGAAGAAAGTTTGGACAATGTCACACATTGTACACTTTGCTTTG ATAAATGCAAACCCAGTACCACCTGTGAGGTGCccttttctcagcctcttctgaTGGATATGGATATCACTTACATCATGGATAGCTCTCACAGCATCAGCAGTGAAGAGTTTCAGAGAGCCAAAGGCTTTTTGAGCACCATGCTAGATCAGTTTGTTGTTTCCTCACAGCCAAACACATCATATGGAGACATCAGAGTGGCACTGGTGCAGCAGGCTCCCAGGGGCTTCCTGCCTGACAGAAACCAGACCCCTGTGGCTTTGGAGTTTGATCTAGTCACATACAGCAATAAAGATTTGATGAAGAAACATATCCAAGAGTCTGTTCACCAACTGGAAGGGCCATCAGCCATTGCTTCTGCCTTAGAGTGGACGGttgaaaatatattctttaaagCCCCcagacaaagaaaacacagggtCATATTTACAATAGTTGGAAGCAAGACAAGCACGTGGGacagagagaagctgagagagaTTTCACTCGGAGCCAAGTGCCAAGGATTCACCTTGTTCACTCTTGCCTTTGGCCGTGATGTGAGTGGCAGTCAGCTGATGGAGCTGTCGAGCTCTCCCACAGACCAGCACTTACTGTCACTGGGCAGGGTTTCTACAGCTGAGATGGTGTATGCTCACAGGTTTATCCGGGCATTTCTAAACCTTCTACAAC AGGATATCAACAGTTATCCTTCACCTGAACTTCAAGAAGAATGTGAAAACTTGGATCAGGGAGACACACAAGAGCAAGTGTCTGTGACTGAAAG GGTACCTTTTCCTGAAACTGATGAAACTGGTTATGGTCATGGTTTAGAAGATACTGAAGTAAGTGAAGTTAGAGTCCTGGAGAGTATTAAAGAGACTACTACAGAACGTGTATACACAATGCCAGAAATCAAATATGAAGAGAATGAATATTTCACAGATGAAGATGCTGAAGGACAAAAGCCACAGGAGCATGGAGAAGCTCAGGAGGAGAACGAGGAACACTTAGATGCAACAGTGGGAACCAGAGCTGCATATAGAGATTATG atGCATGTGACCTTGTTCAAGATAGTGGAGAATGTCAGAATTATGTTCTGAAGTGGTACTAcgacaaagagaagaaaatgtgtggTCAGTTCTGGTACGGGGGCTGTGGAGGCaataaaaatagatttgaaACACAAGAAGAATGTGGATTCTTGTGTACAGAGTCTTCCTAG